AACCAGGACCGCTCGCACCAAGGCTATCGGCTCCAGGGCCGGACGCCGGCGACAGTCTTTCTCGCCAAGACGGCCAATTGAGCACGAATGCGGACGACGGTTGGAGGACAAACGTGTCAACACCTCGTCCATACTGGACACACTAGAGCGTTGATTTGTTTGGTGACGGTCACTTCCCACTCGAGCGAGTTTCTTACGGCTTCCTCGGCGCCCGCAAACGCGCTCTTGGGGGCGGGAATGGCCGGGATGGCCACTTTGCCCCCCGCGTCCACCACGTACTTCACGAAGCGCATCGCGTGATCGCGCTCCTCTTCAGCCTGGCGGTAGAAGTGTTTGGCTAGTTCAGTCAGACCCGCGGAGGCAAAGCCAGACGCGATGGAGACGTACTCGAGCGACGCCGCGAACTCGCGACCGATCTGTCCGTTTATCGCCGCGTTCATTCTTTGCACTGAACAGCATAGAAACCTCCTTGGAGTGTCATCAGCAGCCAACCTGATGGATGTCCCTGTAGGTCTCAACCAGCGATCGGCAAGTGGCGCGGTCCGCGCCGCCGTTGCTCCACAGTTACGGCCCTCGTGGTGTCTCTGCGGCCGCCGCCGGGGCGGCTTACGGACATTTGCCGTGTCATCGCTCCTGAACATCCTTCGGTGGGGTGATCTCACGGATCTCCACGGTGGTCACCTTGACCCCCACCCCTCCGTGACCTCGTCGAGCTAGGCCCGCATGATCTGGTTGATCTGTTCCCGCTTCGTCAGGGCCTCGTCGAGGCTGAGGTCGCCGATCACCGCGCGGAGCCCGGTCGTGGCGATCCCCTGCGCGGCGCCGGCGAAGTTGCCCACCTTGATCACGCTGAGCTGGGGGTCGAACACCTTCCAGTAGATCAGGAAATCGATGGAGATCGGCGCGTTGTCCTTGGTGATGCACGTCTGCGCGGGGATCTCTCCGCTCAGTCGTGCTTACCCTCGCGTAAGCAAGTGCCTTCTCCCCAAACTCACTCCCTTGATTGGAATTACCGTTGATGTTAAGATATAGATAAATATATATACTATGGGGACTATACACAACCTTTGGGCTCTTGGTGTGGGTGGGGGCGGGTGAACGTCCCCTGGAGGCAGCGCGATGACAGGACGAGGTACAAGACACCCTCGAGGTCGGGCTTAGGCAAGGGGTTGGTGCCGAACGGATAGGCCCTTACGATTACCAACCCGTTCCTTCTTTCGACTTTGTCACTACGCCTCGAACACGAATACATCTTGACGAGCTAGCTTATTTCGTAAGATATTCAAGCCCGTCGGCGCATGCCCGGCTTACATCAAAGCTAGCCTGTTGTTCTCCGGGCATTTTGTCCCAGCCCCCTTTTTCAATGAACGTACTTCTCTCATAGGAATCTGACGCCTTTAATTCTTTGAGCTTCTCTTTATAGTTCGGGTCCTTTATAAATTGGGCAACGCAGATCGCGGCCCGAGTCGCCAAGACCGCCGCGTCGGTCCTCTGTCGGCCGGTGCCGCCGGTTGTCCAACCGCCCCACGCAAAGCCGATGATCATCGCGATGACTGCCCCCAAAATAAGGCCCCAAATTCCAAATTTGACCTTCCCTCCAGCTTCTGGTTTCATTGATATACCTCCCTGAACCTGCCGATTCTTCTCCCGTTGGTCCAATTCTTCGCCCTTCTTCCGAATTCGCTCCTCTGGCGTGCTCACGGGCATCCCCTCCAGCGCTACTGTATCCAGTGCATCGCATTCGCGCGGGTCTGCTGAACCCCTCTCCGAATCACGCTCGGGAGGCATGCGTACGCCGCCGGCTGTCCAGCATGCAGGTTCCAAAGGAGCGTCGGAGCAGGTGTGGGGGGATGGGAAACCGGAGGTGTGGCTGACACGGATCAAGGACGCCTAACAAGCTTTGTAGATTGATGGATGTACACTGCTTTGCAACCAGGGGGTCGCGGGTTCGAATCCCGCCGTCTCCACCAATGTTTTCAAGGGTTTGCGCGCGGTGCGGATTCACGTTCTCTCCCAGTTTGCTCACCATTGCTAACCCGAGCTGGCGAGATCGCGACCCACACCATTTTGCATTCCTGGCACTACACGCGCATAGGTGTCGAGGCGTGGATATCTGAGAGTGTCCCAGCCGTTCCTGCACGAGCTTGGGGTGGACGCCTTTGCGGAACAGCCAGGCTGCGTGACTGTGCCGCAAGTCGTTGAAGCGGATACGGGTGAGCTTCACCGCCCGGGCGACCTTGCGGAAATCGCGTTGGGTGAGGTTGTGGGCGTGGATCGGTTTGCCGTCGCGCTGACAGAAGATCACTCCTGATCTCAATAGGTCGAACCCAGCCCTCGCCTTGCCTCCTCCTGCTCGGTTTTGAGCCGGCGGAGCCCGTCGAGCACCGCCGGGGCCAAAGTGATATCCGCCTTGAGCGTGCGCTCTTTGGTTCGCGGCTCAGGATCTGCTTCTTCAACCATACCAGCGTGTGGCGGATACATGTCGCCCTGCCCCTTCGTTACCATCGTTAAGGGTCTTCGGCGGGTGGCTCTTTTCCGCTCACGAGGGCCTCTAAGGCGCTGTCAACGAGAGGCTCCAATAGTCCGTCCTTCGCTTCTAGGAAATCTTGGTCTGACCTGTAAGTATGGTGGGATAGGTCCTTACCTTGGTTTCGGACGATTACGTCCCATCCATCTGACCCCAAAGTCGCCTGCACCATCGGGTAGTGTCCTATTTCCAGGGTGAACTGCAGTCCGGTCGACGAGTAGCGCAGGTAGTGATGGACGCGCATCCGCGTCGCGGTGATGAGGGTCTCGGCTCTCTTCAAATACTCCTGGGCGACATTGCGCACGCGTTGCTCGCTTTGTCTCAACGTGTCTTGGTCACGTTTTGCCGCCTGAGCGGATGACTCCATTTTCTGCTTATGCATCTGCTCGAGTTCTGCGGCCCTCTTTCTCAGTCTCTCCTCCGGTGTGCTCACGTCCATCCACCTCCGACACACCTTGTCGTCTTATCCCTGAGGGATACTTAGAGGTCCTTGGGGAACGTCCTCATTGTTGCGTTGTCGAGGTTCTATTTGAGTAATGCGGTAGGGCGCGGCCAGCCTCCGCTCTGTAAGGCATTTGCGTCGAAATAGATCCTGTCGAACGGCACTGAAGCCTCCCTAAGCCGGGGTCGAGGCGTCTGCCATTCCGGCATGGACGTAAACAGGGCTAGAGGTTCGATTGCCACGAGACGCGTCCCTTTTTGGCAGGGGCACGACACCGGACGCCAGGGAAAACCTCCTAGTATGGCAACCGCGCAACACACGTAGTGGGGGCTCGCCGCCACCCGTCTCTGTGCGCCAACGGCAAGAGGCGCATGTGGTCGGCAGTACTTTTCCGCCTCCCAGGAGAAGTATGTGGATGGCGTTTTCGAGCCTGCGGATACCATTCAGCCCTGTTCCAAGGGGCGGCGTGGCTCCGCAACGGTGCTAGGCTCGACGTGAGATCGTCCACCTTGCCCTCAAGCCTGCCGGCCGCGGCCATCGCCGCGCTCAGGATGCGATGACCGCGGTGGAGGTCATACATGAGATGGCCGAGCGAGACGGGACACATGGAAGCCGCCTGTTCGATCGTAGCCAGTTGTCCCTCGAATGGTTCTCGGTGCGTGAAGTCAAAGTACGAATCGGCGGAGAGCAGAAGCATCGCGCCGAAAACGGTGGGGTTGCGGGAGCCGAGTTGCCACGCACCGAGCCCTCCGGACGAGATGCCGAAGAACCGCGGCTGTCGCGTTCCGGTATCGTTCGAAGTGGTGCAGTCGCGGAGGTAAGGTCAACGAAACACTGGGTCGGACGCAACTGGATGTACGGTGGCTTCCTCGCGGGTCTGTTTCTGCTCGCGGTAGCGCCGGCCGCGCTCGTGTCGGCCGGGCGGCCGCTCGTCCTGGTGTACCTGCAACTGCCGATCTACATGATTCACCAACTCGAAGAGCATTACGATGATCGTTTTCGCCGCTGGATTAACGAGACGATCGGCGGTGGCCGAGAGATGCTGTCGACGCCCGCTGTGGTCGTCATCAATGTCGTCGGTGTCTGGGTCGTCGACCTTGCCGCCTTCTATCTTGCCCGCTTCGTCGACGTTGGGCTGGGTCTCATCGCCGTCTACCTCACGCTGGTCAACGCCGTTTTCCATCTTGCAGCCGGCGCCGGCCAGCGACGCTACAACCCCGGCCTAGCCACCGCGATCCTGCTCTTCGTGCCATGCGGAGTCTGGGGATTGGTTGCCGTCTCGGCCCAGCCCGGGGTCAGCGCAGCCGATCATGTCATCGGACTGGCCGTCGCGATCTTCATTCACGCGGCGATCATCGTTTACGGCAAACGACGCGTCGCAATGCTGGCTCGGGGAAGCGCCGAGCCAGCTTAGCCCAGCTTTAGCCTAGGCTCGCCGGCACCTAATGGAGATAACGGCAAGAGAGTTCCCCACTGGCGAAATGTATAGCAGGCCTTGGGGTTTGGGTTTGATGGCGGCTTAGGCGTCACGCCGCGGAAGGCAAACCAACCATCTGCCTTGCCCCGAGCCTCAAACCCGGACCAGCCGGTTATGAGCCGGATGGCCACCTTCCCAGACCATATTCGATACAGCATAAGGGCCACCGTCGCATCCCACTGCCGGAAGCGCGTGCGGCCCTCCGTGAAGCACATGCGGCCCTCAACCTGCCGGACCGACTGCTTACGGGCAGAATGCGCGCTCAGGCGAAGCCGACGACCTGCTCGAACCCTGAGGAGCCGTCCAAGACCGACACGCTTGGAATCACGCCTGGTACGATTTGGTCCACAGTTGCCCGTTAGACGTGACGACGTAGACGTCGAGCCGCCCCTCGCCCCACGAGGCCACCGCGGGATCGCTGGCGAACCGGCCGCCGAGCGACTCCCATGAGCTCCACCGGCCGTGGTCGAGGCTCTTGCGCCACAAAGCGTGGTCGCTGCCTTGGACGAAGACATCTAGGTGCTGCTGGACGAAGCTCTGAAGCCCGGCGTTGCCGCCCCAGGCGACCGCCGCCGGGCCGGAACTGATGACCCCGCCGAGGGATTCCCAGTTGGTCCAGGATCGCCGGTTCTCGTCGAAGTTGAGGTGCCAAAGCGCGTTGTCGTTGCCCCGGGCAAAGACGTCGAGTAGCGCCGGGCCGCCCGACGCGACCGCCGGAGCGGAGGCTAAGCTGCCGCCGACGCTCAGCCAGTCGCTCCAAGAGCCTCCGCCGCCACCTTGGTAGGCCTTCTGCCAGAGTCCGTAATTGCCGCCCCGTACGAACACGTCGATACCGATCTGTCCGAAGATCTTCGTCCGGTAGACGGCCGTCGGCGCCGACGTGAATGCTCCCCCGAGACTGTCCCAATGCGTGATGTGCCCATTGTTCTGATAGGTCGCGTTGTCCACGCCCCGGCAGTACACCAGGTGGCCGCCGACGTCGGTGGCACAGGCGCCCGGGCTGGAGGTCCACTTGCCCCCGAGGCTTTGCCAGGAGCCCCACTGTCTTCCGTTCCATTCGGCGTAGCCGAGGGAGAAGTCATCGGCCCTCACTCCATAGACCACACATAGGACCCCCCGGCGGTGCCTCCCCGGTAGGCGGCCGCCGCGGGGGAGAACGTCAGCCGGGGAATGTTGGGGACCTGAGCCCACTGGCTCCAGCCCACACCACTCACGGCCCAGGCGGGCCGGACGACGCTGTTGACTGTGGCTACCGCGGCGAGACTGCCGATCAGCCCAATGGCCCGGCGCCGCGAGATCAGCGCTCCCTCGGGCGGAAAGCAGTGCGCCGCGCCACGCACGTTCGACACACTGACCCGCCCTTTCGCCCGTGCCCACAGCCCCACGTCTTCGCGGCCGGCCAGGCTGGCGATCTCGTCGGGAGATAGAGCGCGGCACCGCGCCGAAGTAGGGGTCCTGCTCGGCCATAAGAGGTCCTCCTCTCGCGGTCCCGGGGCCGGGCCTGTTCGCAAAGCGCCAGCCCCGTGTTGCGTGGACGGGGTGCGCTTCGCTGGCGGCATCTATCCGCCCTGCTGAACACTCACTCCTGATCGCGGACATAACCGTGCATCAACAACGGTCCCAGATTCAACGCGAATCGACTAAGCCCGTCTCAGGATTTTCCAGGAAGCCTGACCTCCCGAAGGTCTTGGTCGGCTCGCAACGCTTTCAGCGACGGGTGACGTAGGTCGTCTGCCAGCCGCTCC
The window above is part of the bacterium genome. Proteins encoded here:
- a CDS encoding HXXEE domain-containing protein; the protein is MTAVEVIHEMAERDGTHGSRLFDRSQLSLEWFSVREVKVRIGGEQKHRAENGGVAGAELPRTEPSGRDAEEPRLSRSGIVRSGAVAEVRSTKHWVGRNWMYGGFLAGLFLLAVAPAALVSAGRPLVLVYLQLPIYMIHQLEEHYDDRFRRWINETIGGGREMLSTPAVVVINVVGVWVVDLAAFYLARFVDVGLGLIAVYLTLVNAVFHLAAGAGQRRYNPGLATAILLFVPCGVWGLVAVSAQPGVSAADHVIGLAVAIFIHAAIIVYGKRRVAMLARGSAEPA
- a CDS encoding ferritin, with the protein product MNAAINGQIGREFAASLEYVSIASGFASAGLTELAKHFYRQAEEERDHAMRFVKYVVDAGGKVAIPAIPAPKSAFAGAEEAVRNSLEWEVTVTKQINALVCPVWTRC